The window TGGCCAACGCCTTATCCAGTGCCATTTCCAGACGGTTCAGCACCTCATCGGCGTAGCTCTCCGCTCCCTGGTGTATGTCCCGCGCCGTTACCTCGGCCTTGTGCAGGATCTCCTGGGCTCTTAACTGTGCTTCCTTTATTATCTCCGTTTCCTGTAAACGCTTTTCTATTTCCTGGTTTGCCGCTTCCCGAATCAGTTCTGCCTGTCGGCGCGCTTCCGCCAGCACTTTGTCCTTTTCTCGGGCCAAGCGCTGGGCCTCGCCTATCTCTGCCGGCAGCAGGGCCCTGATCTGGTCCAACCAGTTCAGGATGATCTGCGCTTCCACCACTATTCTGCCGGTAAGGGGTATGCGGGTTGCCCGCTCCACAAAGTGCTCTATCTGGTCGAGCAACACAAGAACGTCCTTTTGGTCACTGCCGTTCAGCAAACGTTTCACCTCCTCCTGGGCACCGGTAGAACAACAGCCTGGTATTGCCGTAACGGTATTCCCGGATCAGCAGTAGTCTTGCCGGCTCTTCGAGATCCGGGGCATCTCTAACCGAAGCCTGAACCAAGAAGGCTCCACCGGGAGCCAGGATGTCCGCCCCGGCAAGCTTCTCACCCAACTCTTTCAGCCAACCTTGTTCGTAGGGGGGATCGGCGAAGACAACGTCGAACGATGCTTTCTGCGCCTTCAGGCGGTTGAGGGCCCGCCGTACATCCAGACACCATATTGCGGCCTTTGCCCCGAGACCGGCCCCCTTCAGGTTTTGCCGAATGAGGGCGCAGTTGGCCGGATTCTTCTCCACGAATACCACTTTACCCGCCCCGCGGCTCAGGGCCTCCAGCCCCACGCTACCGCAACCGGCAAAAAGGTCTAAGAAACTGGCCCCCATTATCTCTGCCGCCAGGATGTCGAAGACGGCTTGCCTCACCCGGGAAAGAGTGGGCCGGGTGTGCCGGTCGTGAGGTGTCTTGATGGGATAGCCTTTGGCCGTACCGCCAATAATCCTCAAACGCCTTCCCTGCCGAAGAAACTTTTTCTTCTTCCCGGGTATAATCTACCCTCGCCCGGTAAATAATTAGTAATGCCGAAGAGCTTAGTAACCCTCCCCCATGAGCTCTTCCTCCGGTTTCTCCTCTCCCAAGGAACGGCGACCGGCCGTAAGGCAGGTCGCCGGCCGGGGACCGGCTCCGTAGGGCCGGCCCCCGGCCTTATATGGGCTTGGGTACTTTTTGCTCCTCGGTAGCCTCGAACTGCACCTTCCGGCTGCACCGCGCACAGATGTACAGGGCCTGCGGGTTGGCCGCCAGCCTCTGATAATCTTTATGAATTTTGGTGATCTCTTCTCTCCGCCCGCATAGCGAACACCGTACTTCCACCGTTCATCCCCCCGCCTGGTTCAAGCATTTCTACAGCTCTATGCTTTTTCCTGCTGCTTCGACACATTCCTTGCCAGGTGGGTCGGGCAGACTAGGATGGGGTGAGAACAAATATGGACCGTTGGAATCTCTTGGAACGCTACGGTCTAAGTATTGACCTGGCGGTGGAAGCTCATGCCTTGCTA is drawn from Clostridia bacterium and contains these coding sequences:
- a CDS encoding ATPase is translated as MLNGSDQKDVLVLLDQIEHFVERATRIPLTGRIVVEAQIILNWLDQIRALLPAEIGEAQRLAREKDKVLAEARRQAELIREAANQEIEKRLQETEIIKEAQLRAQEILHKAEVTARDIHQGAESYADEVLNRLEMALDKALANVRQGRQELKARRTKTA
- the rsmD gene encoding 16S rRNA (guanine(966)-N(2))-methyltransferase RsmD; amino-acid sequence: MPGKKKKFLRQGRRLRIIGGTAKGYPIKTPHDRHTRPTLSRVRQAVFDILAAEIMGASFLDLFAGCGSVGLEALSRGAGKVVFVEKNPANCALIRQNLKGAGLGAKAAIWCLDVRRALNRLKAQKASFDVVFADPPYEQGWLKELGEKLAGADILAPGGAFLVQASVRDAPDLEEPARLLLIREYRYGNTRLLFYRCPGGGETFAERQ
- a CDS encoding DUF2197 domain-containing protein gives rise to the protein MEVRCSLCGRREEITKIHKDYQRLAANPQALYICARCSRKVQFEATEEQKVPKPI